CCGTAAGGGTCTTGTAAACGTTTGGAGACTGACGAGCGAAGCGCAGAATGAAATCAATCAGCTGCCGCTTTCACTTATGGAGTTTAATAAAACTGAAGAATTTTTATCAAAACTGGCAAAATTCAGCTACGGAGCGGCTGTTCGTGATTTGAACAAAAAACCACTGTCGAAAGAAGAAATGAAAACACTTAGTTCACTTTATGAACACTCTAATGAAATATCAAATGAACTTCGTGGAGTACAGGGGAAAGTCATCGCTAACCGCTTGCGCTGGATGGATGTTGAGCTGGCCCTGGCTTCTGATAAGCAGCCGGAGGACAACACCATTATTGACGGGTTTCAAACTGTTGACAAGAAGGTAAGTAACTATAATGAACTTTCAACAGGTGTAACTTCCATGAGCCTTCACACCAAGCGTGATGTTAGCGTGCTGACAGGTAAAGAGATGACGCCTGGGGAAATCCAGCAGAAAGCGGCGAAATTCTCGGGTCTCCCGGCAGAACAAATCAAAGTAAACGAAAACGGGAATGCTTCCGAATATCAGTCACTCAGTGCTAATGCCATGGGAGCGAGTGGCGAAAGTGTTTTGCAGATGGACTTTACCAAAAAAGGCGGGGAATTGATTTATTTCATGAAGCCCCGGGAGGTAAAAGAAACGAAGCTCAGTGTCCGGGAAGCCAGGGATAAGGCTAATGAATTTTTGGATCAGCATGGTTACCCGAATATGACGGCCGTCAGCTTTGACAAGTACGGTAACACTGCAAATATCACTTTTGCACGTAAAATAGATGATATTGTTTATTATCCGCAAAAATTAGTAACAACAGTTGCTCTGGACAATGGAGAATTGACGGGAATGCAAACTACGGATTATGTATTTTCCAAAAAAGATCAGATTCCTGCCAAACCAAAATTATCTTTGGATGAAGCCAGGAAGAAGCTGAATTCAAACCTTAAGGTAGTTAGTGATGGAATGGCTGTAATAAAGGATCAAAACGATAAAGACGTGATGTGTTATGAATTTATCGGGAATATGAATGACCAGAGCTACCGGGTTTATATTAATGGTGATTTAGGAACCGAAGAAAAAATTGAAACAATTCGCAAAGAGGATGTCGAAGCCTCAAAATAAAAATAAGAGTTTGTCCTTCATGAGGGGGCAAACTCTTATTTTTGTGCCAATATTTCTGGAACTGATTAACGCTCTTTATGATTAGAATCAATTTCATAATACAACTCGGATGGGTATCTAAGTTATGAAATTGATTCATTAGTATAAAATTTGAATCTATGTATGATTTAGGGTGTGATATAATCGTCTATAGGACTTATAGTTAGGTCTTAAGTATGATAAAGGAGTGATGAATTTGCTGCTAACCATTAATGATACTGTTTTTTTCATATTGAATCTTTTGATGTGAATGAAGCAAAATCACACTATAAATCGCGTATTTCAGACATAGATGAAGAGATGCTGTACATAGAGATTCCAATGAATATGGAAACGGGATGCTATAAGAAATTGCATTTTGGAGACTTGCTTTCCATGAGTTTTGTAACAGAAGGAGGACTCAAGCATTACTTTCAATCTGAGGTGCTCGGGTATAAAGAAGAAGGAATCCGGATGATTGGTATCAGTAAACCTGAAGAAGGCCAAATTACAAGCAAGCAGCGCAGAAATTATCTCCGTATTCCCGCCAAACTTGAAGTTGCCGTTGATTATAATGGAGTTTTCCGGTTTGTTACCGAAACAATCAATGTGAGTGGAGGGGGAATTGCCTTTGTTTATGATCGGAACGAGACTTTGGATAAAGGGAAGAGAATATCTTGTTGGCTGCTGGTTCATTACAAAAACGGTATAATTGAACACCTGCCTTTTCAAGGAGAGATCGTACGTATTGGGGAAGCTGAAAGCGGCAAAAAAGTAGTCATGGTGAGATTTATCGAGATTACGGACCGTGATAGGCAAAAATTAATCCAATATTGTTTTGAAAGACAGCTTGATTTTCGTAAAAAATAGGCCGCATAATAAGACGTGTCGGGGAAACACTAGCATCAACCTACATAGGGGAGGGCGATCTCCGATGCGGCGTGCATCGCAAAAACAACCATTATCTTCTTACGAACAGAAATTTATTGTTTGCTCCACTCATGTTGAAACTTGGTTAAAGAGGATGATTTTAGTTCTCTTGACCTTGTTAATTATCGTACAGTCTATGCTTCTCATCCCGGATATAAGGCGGATTCTGAGCAGAATTGAGTCTGTGGAAGGGGTTTCCTATTCTACTTATTCCTTGACCGGGGACTTAAAAAGCGGCGCAAAATAAGTTTTGTCTTTTGCATCAGGCTTGTAGGTATGGTATAATTTTCAACGTGTAGCAGGCAACGCCTGCTTTTTTGTTCGTAAGGTCTTGTTAGGAGGAACCGCAGTTTTGAAAAAATTTAATATTGCAATAGATGGACCTGCTGGGGCGGGGAAAAGTACAATCGCCAGATTAGTTGCTAATGCTCTTGGGTTCGTTTATGTAGACACCGGTGCCATGTACAGGGCGATTACCTGGAAAATGCTCCAGCAGAACCTGATTCCGGATCAGGCGGAAGCAGTGATCGAATTGGCCAGACAAACAAAAATTGAACTCATTCCTAACGAAGACGGTCAGCAGGTATTCGTTGATGGCAATCCGGTAACCAATCAGATCCGCAAGCCGGAAGTGAACTTCTATGTTTCTGCCGTTTCCGGCATTGGACCGGTCCGGGAAGTTCTGGTTGCTATGCAAAAAGAGCTTGCCGCACAAAAAGGAGTAGTCATGGATGGCAGAGATATCGGGACGAAAGTTCTTCCCGATGCCGAGGTTAAGATTTTTCTGACCGCTAGCAGAGAAAAACGGGCACAACGCCGGCTTCAGGAAATGCAGGAAGCTGGAATGGAAACCACTTTTGAACAGCTGGTGGAAGACATTGCCCGGCGGGACCGACTTGATGAACAAAGGGAAATTTCCCCTTTAGTCCGCGCTGAGGATGCCGTGTTACTAGACAGCACAGAGCTAAGTATTGAGCAGGTTGTAGACCGTATCCTCGATTTGTGCAAAGCAAATGTGGGCGGAGGGAAATGACCATGTTTTATCGGTTTGCAAGAGCGGTTTGTTACGGCTATTTCAAGCTTCTCTACCGATTAACGGTGATAGGCCTTGAACATATTCCAACAACCGGCGGAGTACTCCTTTGCTCCAATCACATTAGCACTTTAGATCCTCCCATCATCGGGGTTCCGATTAAGAGGGAGGTTCACTTTATGGCCAAAGCAGAATTGTTTAATATCCCTGTCCTCGGTTGGCTGATCAAAAAACTGAATGCTTTCCCTGTTAAACGCGGGGGTGTAAGCAAGGAAACGATCAAGCTTTCTATCAAGCTGCTGCGTGAAGGAAAAGTAATGGGCATTTTTCCGGAAGGCACGCGCGGCAATAACACCGGGATGGGAAAAAAGGGGGCGGCCATGTTTGCAGTAAAATCAGGCGCCGCAGTTATCCCTGTAGCTATTATCGGTAATTACAAACCGTTTCGTAAGATGACGGTTATTTATGGTCCTGCTGTGGATATGACCCCTTTTGAAAGCGGAACTAACGAAGATTTGGAGAAAGCTACGGAAAAGATCATGATGGAGATACGCAATCTGATTCAAACCCATTCTGCTTCAGCGTAAAGAGGACTCGCAAAGTGTGATTGGACAGGTATGGAAATGATTGAATAGAATTATACTAATCGTGATTTTTGTGATAACCTGCGTTTTTCGCAGATTACTATATCAATTTATGGATGTGTTTTTAACAAGGAGGGTATACCATGTCAGAAGAAATGAAATCCCAAGAAGCTCAAGCTGCACAAGATGCAGGCCAGGAAGCTCAAGAAGCCATGAGCCAAGTGGCAACCTTAAAAAAAGGCGACATTGTGAAAGGAAAAATTGTGAAGGTTGAGCAGGACCAAGCCTTCGTTGACATTGGCTATAAATATGACGGCATTATTCCGGTTCGAGAACTGTCCTCCGTTCAAGTGGATACTGCCGATAAAGCGGTGGAAGTTGGCCAAGAGGTGGAAGCCAAGGTTGTAACAATTGATGACAACAAGGAAAAGCTGGTCCTTTCCAAACGTGCTGTTGATAGTGAAAAGGCCTGGGAAGTTCTCCAGGAAAACATGGAAAACAGAGTTATCATGGAAGCTGTTGTGGCTGAAGTAGTAAAAGGCGGCCTTGTCGTGGATGTAGGAGTTCGCGGTTTTATTCCGGCTTCCATGGTGGAACGTCAATTTGTTGAAGACTTTAGTGATTACAAGGGCCGTACACTTCGTATGCGCGTAAAAGAACTAGACCGGGAGAAAAATAAAGTCATCCTATCCCAAAAAGATGTGTTGGATGAAGAATATGAAGCTAAAAAGAAAGAGATTTTAAACAGCATTGAGGTAGGCCAAGTGTTTGAAGGAACTGTCCAGCGCCTTACTCAATTCGGAGCTTTCGTGGATATCGGCGGACTGGATGGTCTTGTTCATATCTCTGAAATGGCATGGCATCATGTAGATCATCCGTCTGAAGTGGTAAAAGAGGGCGACAAAGTAAAAGTGAAAGTATTGAAAGTTGACCCTGAGCATGATAAAGTCAGCCTCAGCATTAAAGCTACTGAACAAGGTCCTTGGGACAAAGTAGAACAAAACTTTAACATTGGAGACATTGTTGACGGAACAGTGAAGCGTCTTGCTTCCTTCGGTGCTTTTGTTGAAATTACTCCTGGTGTTGAAGGTCTGGTTCACATTTCCCAGATTGCTCACCGCCATATCGGCACTCCGCAAGAAGTCCTGAAAGAAGGACAAGAGGTTAAAGTGAAGATTTTGGATATCAATGCGGCGGAAAAGCGTATCAGCCTGAGCATTAAAGAAACGGAAGAGGCTCCAGAGCCGGCTACAAAAGCGGAGAAAGCTTCGCACCAAAAAGAGCTGGCCAACAATGAGAATGTCTCTTTGAGCAATCAGGGTCTTTCCTTGACACTAGGCGAGCGCTTTGGAGATAAACTCTCCAAGTTCAAAAAATAATCTGATCTTTTGGATCTTCGTTAAGGAGGAAGCTGGATGCGCATGTCGCGTAAAATGGAACATGTCCAATTTGCGCTTGAACTTGGCCAATCAGGCAAGCAAGGGTTTGCCTATCTGAAATTTGTCCATAACTGTCTTCCCGGCACCTCGGTAGAATCCATTGTATTAGATACCAGAATCGGCGATCTCACACTGAGCTCGCCGATTCTTATTAATGCAATGACCGGAGGAGCCTTGGAAACAGAAGAAATTAACCGGGAACTGGCAATAGTATCTAGGGAAAAAAGGCTCGCTATGGCAGTAGGATCGCAAATGTCTGCCATTAAGAACAAAGAAGTGCGGTCCAGCTATCAGGTTGTCCGTAGAATGAATCCGGACGGAATAATAATTAGCAATCTCGGTAGTGAAGCTACACCTGAACAGGCAGAGGAAGCGGTTGATATGCTGAAAGCAGATGCTCTGCAGATCCACCTGAATGTCATGCAGGAACTGATCATGCCGGAGGGTGACCGCAGCTTCGAAGGGGCCCTGGAACGCATATCTGCTATCATAGACCGTGTAGGAGTGCCCGTTATAGTGAAGGAAGTGGGCTTCGGTATTATGAAAGAAAGTGCTGCTAGACTCAACGAAATCGGTGTCGGCATAGTAGATGTTGCGGGAAGTGGAGGGACCAACTTTGCTGCGATTGAAAATGCCCGAAGAGATATAGAGTTGGATTGGCTGAACGATTGGGGGGGATGACATCGACTGCACTTCTGGAAACTCTGACTGTCTACCCGAAAGGCCAAGTTATTGCCTCAGGAGGAATTAGGAACAGCCTGGATATAGTAAAGGCATTATCGCTCGGGGCTTCTGCTGTCGGGATGGCCGGAAGGTTACTCCATATTTTGAAGACTAGAGGAACTTCTTCCCTTATACAATACATAGAAGAGCTTGAAGGGGGGATTAAGCTTGTTATGACAGCCCTTGTGGCAAAGAATATCCCCGCTCTGACCGAGGTTCCGCTTGTAATTTCGGGGGGGACTGCCGAGTGGTGTAAAGCCAGAGGCATTGATTTCGTTTCTTATGCAAGACGAGGAAACTGAGTAAGAAAACTATCCTTTTGCCATACTAAGACAAAAGCGAAAGACGGCTTTGTCCTTACGGGATCTGGCCGTTACGCTGGAGAAAATTAAGAAGATTCTTATATTTTCTTATTTTGTACAAGAACTCCTGTTCTTGATTAATGTCTGGTAGGGTGAACTGCATGAACTCAGGTTATCTCGCAGGATTGCTTTATGTAATCACGCTTATTTTATATGCGAGCGGATGGAAAGAAACCCTGTATGGAAGCAGCTCACAGAAGAGCCTGCTTCTTTTTTTATGGGGTTATGGCCTCTTGGGTTGGTTTACATGGGAAGGTCAATATATAGGATTGTCCGGAGGCTTTGTTATCATCGCTGTTTGGGGAATTGGAAGTATCTTGAACATTCATATTGAGATGAACCGGATTCATGTCCTGGTTGTGAGCGGACTGCTCACGGTGATTGGTTATTTATATGAAGGGATTATTACAAAGGATCCTTTTTTTATTATCTGGAATGAATATATAGACACTGCGGTACTTCTTGGATTACTGACATCGGCAGCTTTATACAACCCTATTGCTCAGATTGGCTGCTTAACCCTGATATTGATAATACTTGATTTATGGAAATTTCGGGAACGGATTCCGCTTAATGGGGAGATCATTGGAGGAGGCACTTTTCGGGATATGTGGTGGGCAGCGGTTGTAACAGTACGCGTCACCAGTATTCTAATCCAAAAAGCGGTGGAAGAAAGCCGGGAAAAAGTAGCAGGGTGGATGGAAAAGAAACGGGGGGCCAAATAGTGTTTAGCTGGTTGATTAATCAATCTTATATAGTTGGCATTATTATTGGGGTGCTGTTCGGGGTTACGGCAAGAATTCAGCTGCTGAGGACCGATTACCGCCAGTACCCGACTTATCCCCACGGCAAGGTTATTCATATGGCACTTGGTGTAATTGCTGCAGGGTTAGGGGCAGTGGCCGTTCCTGCTCTGCTGAATAAGGATTATACAGCCGTCACATTTTTGACGGTCGCAGCCCAGCAATTCCGGGATGTCAGGAATATGGAGCGGCAGAGCCTTATGCAGATTGACAGCATGGAACTGGTCCCCAGGGGGGCAGCTTATATTGAAGGGATTGCCATGGTGTTTGAAGGACGCAATTATCTTGTGATCTTTACAGCATTTATGGCTTCCCTGTTCAGCATTATGTTTCATTGGTACTGGGGAATAGCTGTAGGGATCGCTGCTCTTGCGGCGGCCAACCTGTTGAAATCAGGTAAAAGTTTAGCCCATATTGCTGACGTGGTTCCGGTTGAAGTCAGACTCGAGGGCCCGGATTTGTATGTGGATTCCATTTATATTATGAACGTCGGCCTTGACTCTTCAAGGGAGATTATCAAGAAAAAGAGCATTGGCCTGCTGATCAAGCCTAAGAATAAAAACAGCCGGGTCACTATTGCCAACATTGGGCAGCGGCAGGCTATTTTACATGATGCCTCTACCATTTTGGGGGTTTACCGGGATACCGGCGAGCCGGCACTGATTCCCATGGCCAAGCTGGATTTAGAAACAGGTATATTGGGAGTTCTTCTTCTTCCCCAGGATAAAGATGAAGAGAAGGCGGCGGAAGCGGTCAGGCAGGTCCCTATCCTGGAAAGTGCAGTACGTCTTCCATCCGAATCATCGGCTCAGCATAAATCAGGAGGTCGTTCAGAATGACGAAAATTTTGGCAGTAGTGACACTGCATAAGGATACCGTATCAGGAGGGGGAGCACCCCGTTTTGTCGTTCAGCATATAGAGGAACTTCAACAGACTGCATTTACACTTGAAAAAATCCTTGATGCCAATGCGCATGATCTGAAGAACGGGACGATAATCCTGGTCAGGCATTAGGGAATGGAAGCAAAACATTAGCCAAGGCCCCTCTTTTTTGCTATGATGTAGAATGTATTCGAACCGAAGATATGTAGCTTGTACGACTGTGAGGAGTGAAAGAAATGGGCAGACCCATTATAGCAATTGTGGGCCGACCTAACGTTGGGAAATCCACGATTTTTAATAAAATCATCGGTGACCGGTTAGCTATTGTGGAAGACCGGCCGGGCGTTACGAGGGACCGTCTATACGGAATAGGAGAATGGATGAACCGTGAATTCAGTATTATCGATACCGG
This Paenibacillus larvae subsp. larvae DNA region includes the following protein-coding sequences:
- a CDS encoding YIEGIA family protein; its protein translation is MFSWLINQSYIVGIIIGVLFGVTARIQLLRTDYRQYPTYPHGKVIHMALGVIAAGLGAVAVPALLNKDYTAVTFLTVAAQQFRDVRNMERQSLMQIDSMELVPRGAAYIEGIAMVFEGRNYLVIFTAFMASLFSIMFHWYWGIAVGIAALAAANLLKSGKSLAHIADVVPVEVRLEGPDLYVDSIYIMNVGLDSSREIIKKKSIGLLIKPKNKNSRVTIANIGQRQAILHDASTILGVYRDTGEPALIPMAKLDLETGILGVLLLPQDKDEEKAAEAVRQVPILESAVRLPSESSAQHKSGGRSE
- the rpsA gene encoding 30S ribosomal protein S1 encodes the protein MSEEMKSQEAQAAQDAGQEAQEAMSQVATLKKGDIVKGKIVKVEQDQAFVDIGYKYDGIIPVRELSSVQVDTADKAVEVGQEVEAKVVTIDDNKEKLVLSKRAVDSEKAWEVLQENMENRVIMEAVVAEVVKGGLVVDVGVRGFIPASMVERQFVEDFSDYKGRTLRMRVKELDREKNKVILSQKDVLDEEYEAKKKEILNSIEVGQVFEGTVQRLTQFGAFVDIGGLDGLVHISEMAWHHVDHPSEVVKEGDKVKVKVLKVDPEHDKVSLSIKATEQGPWDKVEQNFNIGDIVDGTVKRLASFGAFVEITPGVEGLVHISQIAHRHIGTPQEVLKEGQEVKVKILDINAAEKRISLSIKETEEAPEPATKAEKASHQKELANNENVSLSNQGLSLTLGERFGDKLSKFKK
- a CDS encoding flagellar brake protein; translated protein: MLYIEIPMNMETGCYKKLHFGDLLSMSFVTEGGLKHYFQSEVLGYKEEGIRMIGISKPEEGQITSKQRRNYLRIPAKLEVAVDYNGVFRFVTETINVSGGGIAFVYDRNETLDKGKRISCWLLVHYKNGIIEHLPFQGEIVRIGEAESGKKVVMVRFIEITDRDRQKLIQYCFERQLDFRKK
- the cmk gene encoding (d)CMP kinase translates to MKKFNIAIDGPAGAGKSTIARLVANALGFVYVDTGAMYRAITWKMLQQNLIPDQAEAVIELARQTKIELIPNEDGQQVFVDGNPVTNQIRKPEVNFYVSAVSGIGPVREVLVAMQKELAAQKGVVMDGRDIGTKVLPDAEVKIFLTASREKRAQRRLQEMQEAGMETTFEQLVEDIARRDRLDEQREISPLVRAEDAVLLDSTELSIEQVVDRILDLCKANVGGGK
- a CDS encoding lysophospholipid acyltransferase family protein; translated protein: MFYRFARAVCYGYFKLLYRLTVIGLEHIPTTGGVLLCSNHISTLDPPIIGVPIKREVHFMAKAELFNIPVLGWLIKKLNAFPVKRGGVSKETIKLSIKLLREGKVMGIFPEGTRGNNTGMGKKGAAMFAVKSGAAVIPVAIIGNYKPFRKMTVIYGPAVDMTPFESGTNEDLEKATEKIMMEIRNLIQTHSASA
- the ypeB gene encoding germination protein YpeB — translated: MYRRLSMVMFPILLVALIGTGVWGYTEHQEKNSILIKAENQYQRAFHDLSFHMDKLKSELGNALAVHTASTDSYRKGLVNVWRLTSEAQNEINQLPLSLMEFNKTEEFLSKLAKFSYGAAVRDLNKKPLSKEEMKTLSSLYEHSNEISNELRGVQGKVIANRLRWMDVELALASDKQPEDNTIIDGFQTVDKKVSNYNELSTGVTSMSLHTKRDVSVLTGKEMTPGEIQQKAAKFSGLPAEQIKVNENGNASEYQSLSANAMGASGESVLQMDFTKKGGELIYFMKPREVKETKLSVREARDKANEFLDQHGYPNMTAVSFDKYGNTANITFARKIDDIVYYPQKLVTTVALDNGELTGMQTTDYVFSKKDQIPAKPKLSLDEARKKLNSNLKVVSDGMAVIKDQNDKDVMCYEFIGNMNDQSYRVYINGDLGTEEKIETIRKEDVEASK
- a CDS encoding capping complex subunit for YIEGIA, which codes for MTKILAVVTLHKDTVSGGGAPRFVVQHIEELQQTAFTLEKILDANAHDLKNGTIILVRH